The Aquidulcibacter paucihalophilus genome has a window encoding:
- the panC gene encoding pantoate--beta-alanine ligase — MTETDALPVVRSIAALRQTVSGWRRQGFSVGFVPTMGALHEGHLTLVREAGRRADRVVASVFVNPTQFAAHEDLGTYPRQEAKDAELLAGAGCHLLFAPAVEEMYPAGATTTISVGGPAEGLEGAFRPQMFGGVALVVAKLLNQVQADVAVFGEKDWQQLMVVRRLVRDLDIPTDIIGSPTMRDGHGLALSSRNAYLSGPELAIARQLNGVLAEAGLAAASGAALETVERDAREALLQAGFSHVDYVAVCRADDLAGFEAGRVDAPGRILTAAWLGRTRLIDNMAVTPPA; from the coding sequence GCTGGAGGCGGCAAGGGTTCTCCGTCGGTTTCGTGCCGACCATGGGCGCGCTGCACGAAGGTCATCTGACGCTTGTGCGGGAAGCCGGCCGGCGGGCGGACCGGGTCGTGGCCAGCGTGTTCGTCAATCCGACCCAGTTCGCCGCCCACGAAGACCTGGGGACCTATCCGAGGCAGGAGGCGAAGGACGCCGAACTGCTGGCCGGCGCGGGCTGCCACCTGCTGTTCGCCCCGGCGGTCGAGGAGATGTATCCGGCGGGTGCGACGACCACGATCAGCGTCGGCGGACCGGCCGAGGGACTGGAAGGCGCGTTCCGTCCGCAGATGTTCGGCGGGGTGGCCCTGGTGGTGGCCAAACTGCTGAACCAGGTCCAGGCGGATGTGGCCGTGTTCGGCGAAAAGGACTGGCAGCAGTTGATGGTCGTACGGCGGCTGGTCCGGGATCTGGATATTCCCACCGACATCATCGGCTCGCCGACCATGCGGGACGGTCACGGCCTGGCCCTGTCGTCGCGCAATGCCTACCTCTCCGGCCCGGAGCTTGCGATCGCACGGCAGCTGAACGGCGTGCTCGCCGAGGCGGGGCTGGCGGCCGCGTCCGGGGCGGCGCTGGAGACGGTTGAGCGGGACGCCCGCGAAGCCCTGCTGCAGGCCGGCTTCAGCCATGTCGACTATGTCGCCGTTTGCCGCGCTGACGATCTGGCCGGGTTCGAGGCCGGTCGGGTCGACGCGCCGGGCCGGATCCTGACGGCCGCCTGGCTGGGGCGAACGCGGCTGATCGACAATATGGCGGTCACCCCGCCGGCCTGA